TCGGCCCCGCGCGCCTCACCCACTGCATGCGCTGGCTCGGTCTCGCCCGTCGCGCCCACGACACCGCGCTCGACCGCGCCGAGCAGCGCGAGCTCTTCGGCGAGCCGGTGCACCGCCTCGGCCTGGCGCAGAGCCTGATCTCGGCCTCGGTCATCGACATCGAGACCTCCGACGCGATCATCGCCAAGACCGCCCAGCTGCTGGTCAGCGACCCCAAGGCCGGCTCGGCGATGTCGTCGGTGGCCAAGGTGCACTGCTCGGAGGCGATCTATCGGGTGATCGACCGCGCCGTGCAGATCTGCGGCGGCGACGGGGTCAGCGACGGGCTGCCGCTGGCGCAGTACCTCGCCGAGGTCCGCCCCTTCCGCATCTACGACGGCTCCACCGAGACCCATCTGTGGGCGATCTCGCGGCGCGCCTCCTCGGCCCGCCGCCGCGAGGTCGAGGCCGGCGCTCCGTTCCTGGGTACGCCGACCCGCCACCCCGAGCCCGAAGCAGCGCCGGAGGCAGGCGCGTGAGTTGCCCTGTGTCAACCTCCGCGCCGTCAGGCGGCGATTTGGTGGTGTTCGTTGAGGACGCGTTGGAAGGCTCGGTGCTGGCTAGGGTCGTAGGTGGCCCGGTCTTGCCAGCAGCGCCAGATGATGTCGACCCAGGCGCGGGCGAGGATCCGGACGGCGTGGGGGTGGTCGTGGTTGCGTGCCCTGGCGCGGTTGTAGAGGTCGGCGGCCCACGGGTTGGCGTGTCGGGAGTCAGCGGCGAAGTCACACAGGGCGTCGCGGAGTTCTTTGTCGCATCCCCACCGGAAGGTGACGGCTTTGACCTTGCCGGACTGCCGCGTCGAGGGCGCGACGCCGGCCAGACAGGCCAGGGAGTCGGCGGTGGGGAACCTGCCGCGGGCGTCCCCGATCTCGGCGAGCAGTCGCGCGGCGCGCACGGTCCCGGAGCGAGGCAGCGAGGTCACGACGTGCGCGTCGGGGTGGACGTCGAGTTGCTCAGCGATCGAGTCCGCGAGCGTGGCGATCTGGGTGTTCAAGCTCCGCAGGACCGCGACGAACGCGAGCGTGGTTGCGGCATGGGGGCCGGTTTCAGCACCGGTGGTGCCGCGGGGCGCAGCGAGCAGCCGTTGGTGCAACACGGCAGGGTCGGTGCGCCCGGAGTAGGCGAGCTTCTTCAGCCATGCTGCGAGCCGGTCGGCGGTGAGCCAGTCGGCTTTGGTCTGGGTGGGGAACCGTTCCAGGAAGGACAGGCTGATCGCGGAGTCCAGGTGGGCGAACAGGTCCACGATGCCGGGGAACACGACCTGCAGGTGCGCGCGGAGCTGGTTGGCTGCCGCGACGCGGTGCGCGACCAGGTCCCGACGAGCACGCACGCTGGAGCGCAGCGCTTGGGTGGCCGGGGTCGATCTGGTCAGCGGGGTCAGGCGACGGCGGTCGGTGCGGACCACATCTGCCAGGACGTAGGCGTCGAACCGGTCGTCCTTGTTGCCGGCCGAGCCGTAGCGCGAGCGGAGGTTCTTGACCTGGTTGGGGCTGATCACCAGCACGGTCAGCTCGGTGGCAAGCAAGGCATCGATGACGGGCCCGTCGCCGCGTTCGATGCCGATCTCGACGACCTCAGCTGCCAACAGACGTCGTACGAGTCGTTTGAGGCCGGCAGCGGTGTGCTCGACGGTGAACCGGTCAAGCACCTCGCCGTCGGGGTCCAGGATGCACACGACGTGGTCGTCCTTGGCCCAGTCCAGACCGGCGCACACTCGTGGTCGGGTCGCTTCAGGGGTCACACTCATGGTCAGTTCCTCGCTGTTGGAGCAGTGAGAGAACACCCGGTGGTCCCGGGACCCTGCAGCCGGTCGCTCACTGATCGGCGCTCATCGGCGCATAGCCCTGTAGCCGGTCGGCGGGTCCTGGGCCACCGGACCTCGCAGAACTCACGCTGGACCTCGAAGGTCGAGCGACCGTGGCGATGGTCCGGTGGGGACCAGGGGTGTACCGGCAACCCATCTGAAGCCACCGACCTGAGGAAGGTAATCCAGTGAGCGACGACCTCTTCCCCGTCCCGACGATCACGGCATTCCTCGACGAGCACGGCATCGGCACGGGCCCGGTCCGGGCGAGCCGGGTCGGTGAGGGCCACTCCAACCTCACCTACTGGGTCGAGCGAGACGACGTCACCGTCGTGCTCCGCCGCGGACCCCGGCCGCCGCTGCCGAAGTCCACGCACGACATGGTGCGTGAGACCCGGATCCAGCGCACGCTGGCCGCCCACGGCGTACCCGTGCCGCAGATCCTGGCCGTCGAGGAGGACGAGGCGCGCATCGGCGTGCCGTTCTACGTCTCTGTGTGGCTCGACGGGGTGGTGATCACCGACGAGGTCCCCGCGCACCTCGACGACGAGGCGGGCCGGCGTACGACGGTCGAGGCGGCCGTCGACGCGCTGGTCGCGCTGCACGCCGTCGACGTCACGGCACCCGACGTCGCCGGGCTCGGCCGGCCCGAGGGCTACCTCGGCCGTCAGGTCGAGCGGTTCCGCGGCCTGTGGTCGGTCAATTCCCAGCGTGAGGTCGCCGGCATCCACGAGCTCGGCGACTGGCTGGCCGAGCACCTGCCCGCCACGCAGCGGCACGCGGTCGTGCACGGTGACTTCCGGATCGGCAACCTGATGTACGCCGCCGACGCACCCGCACGCGTCCGCGCGATCCTCGACTGGGAGATGGCCACGCTCGGCGACCCGCTCGCCGACGTCGGCTACCTGCTCGCGACGTACGCCACCCCGGACTCGGTGTCGACGCCGATGGAGCTCACCCCGGTGACGCGGCAGCCGGGCTACCCCGGCACCGACGACATCGCGAAGCGCTACGCCGCCGCGACGGGTCTCGACCTGGGCGACCTGCGGTGGTACGAGGTGCTGGCGCTGTGGAAGGCCTGCATCTTCCTCGAGGCGATGCACACCCGCTGGCTCGCCGGGGAGCGGCCGGGCGACGCGTTCGCCCCGACGCTGACCGACGGCGTGCCCCTCCTCGCCGAGGTCGCGCTCGCCCGCACCCGCGCCTGACCGCCGGGACGTCATACGCTCCCGGGGCTATACCTCCGCCGACGTATGACGCTCCCCGGGTGCGTCATACGTTCGCGGGGCTATAGCCAGCGCGACGTATGACGCCCGGCGTACCCCCGGTCGGACTCGAACCGACACTGGAGAGCTTTTAAGGCTCCTGCCTCTGCCATTGGGCTACGGGGGCTGGCTACAGATAAGTCTTGCGCGGGTGGATCGCGTGCGCACCCGCGGCGCGGTCCAGGAAGAGCAGCCCCTGGCAGTGGTCGATCTCGTGCTGCAAGGCGCGCGCCTCGAACGCCTCGGCCTCGATCGTCACCTGCTCACCGGTGGCCGGGAGCTGTCCGGTCACGGTGAGGCGGGTCGCGCGCTTCACGTCGCCGGTGAAGTCGGGGACGCTCATGCACCCCTCGCGCGCCTTCTCGTTGCGCGAGGAGGAGACGACCTCGGCGTTGCAGAGCACGAACGTCCCGTGGTGGCTGCGGGTCTTGGGATGCTCGGAGACGTCGACGCAGAAGACCTGCACGCTCTGGCCCACCTGGGGCGCGGCCAGTCCGACGCAGCCCGGCGAGACGCGCATCGTCGCGACCAGGTCGGCGGCGAGCTGCACGATCGCGGGGTCGGTGGGGTCGACGGTGGCGCCGACGGTCGACAGCACCGACGCGGGTGCGGTGACGACGGGCAGCACCTTGCCGTCGGTGGGCAGGTCAGTCTCGGACCACCGGCCGACGAGGTCGTCGACCGGCTGGGGCTCGGGGCTCACAGCTCGTCGCTCTCCACCGCGCGCAGCGAGACCTCGACGCCGAGCTCGCCGGCGACGCCGCGCAGCGACTCAGCGACCGCGTCGGCGTCGACCCCGGCGGGCAGGTCGACCTCGGCGATCAGCAGGTAGAGCTCGCCGGCGAGGCGCGTGGTCAGGTCGGTGATGTTGCCGCCGACCGCGGCGACCTCGCTGACGATGGACGACACGATCCCGGAGCGATCGCCGCCGTGCACCGTCAGGACGTACGACGGACCCGCCGCCGGCGCGGTCTCCTCGGTCGGCACCTCGCGCACCTCGACGGTCAGGGTCCCGTCGTCCTCGAGGCCGGCCAGGGCCGCCACGACGTCCTCGCGCGCGACCTCGCCGTCGC
The nucleotide sequence above comes from Nocardioides massiliensis. Encoded proteins:
- a CDS encoding IS110 family transposase; protein product: MSVTPEATRPRVCAGLDWAKDDHVVCILDPDGEVLDRFTVEHTAAGLKRLVRRLLAAEVVEIGIERGDGPVIDALLATELTVLVISPNQVKNLRSRYGSAGNKDDRFDAYVLADVVRTDRRRLTPLTRSTPATQALRSSVRARRDLVAHRVAAANQLRAHLQVVFPGIVDLFAHLDSAISLSFLERFPTQTKADWLTADRLAAWLKKLAYSGRTDPAVLHQRLLAAPRGTTGAETGPHAATTLAFVAVLRSLNTQIATLADSIAEQLDVHPDAHVVTSLPRSGTVRAARLLAEIGDARGRFPTADSLACLAGVAPSTRQSGKVKAVTFRWGCDKELRDALCDFAADSRHANPWAADLYNRARARNHDHPHAVRILARAWVDIIWRCWQDRATYDPSQHRAFQRVLNEHHQIAA
- a CDS encoding phosphotransferase family protein, with the protein product MSDDLFPVPTITAFLDEHGIGTGPVRASRVGEGHSNLTYWVERDDVTVVLRRGPRPPLPKSTHDMVRETRIQRTLAAHGVPVPQILAVEEDEARIGVPFYVSVWLDGVVITDEVPAHLDDEAGRRTTVEAAVDALVALHAVDVTAPDVAGLGRPEGYLGRQVERFRGLWSVNSQREVAGIHELGDWLAEHLPATQRHAVVHGDFRIGNLMYAADAPARVRAILDWEMATLGDPLADVGYLLATYATPDSVSTPMELTPVTRQPGYPGTDDIAKRYAAATGLDLGDLRWYEVLALWKACIFLEAMHTRWLAGERPGDAFAPTLTDGVPLLAEVALARTRA
- the def gene encoding peptide deformylase, producing the protein MSPEPQPVDDLVGRWSETDLPTDGKVLPVVTAPASVLSTVGATVDPTDPAIVQLAADLVATMRVSPGCVGLAAPQVGQSVQVFCVDVSEHPKTRSHHGTFVLCNAEVVSSSRNEKAREGCMSVPDFTGDVKRATRLTVTGQLPATGEQVTIEAEAFEARALQHEIDHCQGLLFLDRAAGAHAIHPRKTYL
- a CDS encoding glycine cleavage system protein R translates to MTVHAITVLGHDRPGIIAETTRALAGLGLNIEDSTMTLLRGHFAMMLLCDGEVAREDVVAALAGLEDDGTLTVEVREVPTEETAPAAGPSYVLTVHGGDRSGIVSSIVSEVAAVGGNITDLTTRLAGELYLLIAEVDLPAGVDADAVAESLRGVAGELGVEVSLRAVESDEL